The sequence CGCGCACCATAAATTGGAGAAGATCCTCGGTGAAACTAAAGAAAGGATCTAAGcatcaatataaataaatatatgtatatatagtaccGGACATCAAATCCGGACTCtgggttttaaatttttgttgtgccTCTTAGTCCACATatcattttattgtatatttaaatgTTAGTCGTGTGGTTTTCTGCAAATAGAGAgtcctacaattttatgccgacTCCAAGCGACAGATGGTTtcttaagaggagctttttcatggcagaaatacacttagaggtttgtcattgcctgccgaggagcgaccgctattagacaaaaTACTCTATCAATtggtttcgaacctgtgcacttctaCCGAATGCCGACCACAATAAATTAGCGAACTAATTGTTCAAAGGTGTTTCTACGTCCaagcagaaaaaatatattattacttgaaaaaatactctaatttgataaataaattacaatttccAATCAacactcaatatttttttttttttttttgaagtttgtgTTAAAACAACAAGGACATTGTTAATTTTTGAGTGTCCGGATTTCAGTGCCTGCTACTGCATATACAGCGACTTAAAcgcttaatatacatatatatgtatcacCAAATTACTCGCAGTAGAACAATTTAACTCGGCAGTTTTATTCAACCACGTGGCTTCTAACACTCAATACTCAATTGAAACATGAAGATGTGAAATGTACAAGTCTTTTAATGAGGCTTGATGAACAATACTCTTACTAaggtaaattaaaaatgaatatgTATTAGTTTaactaggcggccgccgtaactgaatgagttgatgcgtgactaccattcgtgagtgcataggttcgaatctccgtgcatgaaaccccacaatgatagaaagttttttctaatagcggtcgcccatcgcctcgcatcaagacgcacatcacaagtgggaggaggaactcggccaaacacccaaaaaggtgtaagcgccaattatatattaaatacaatatacatataagatATATACTCAATTGAAGCTTTCATTACATCTTCTATTTTCACTATACATCCATACTTCTTCACTTTATAGCCAGTAATTATAAAGTTAATATTACAACATATTACTTTCTTTTTAGAATCTCGATGACTGTTTATCCTCCCTTTGCATAGCATGCGTATTTAAGTCAAGAGCTGTGGAAgaagttcaaaataatataaaagtacGCTTGCAAGGATTTAGTAATGGTCTAATGTTGAAATCGACTAAAAGACAAGGTTTTAATATGGGCAGAGAAGAATATGCTGAAGGAAATACGGCGGAAGAAACCATTTTTGGAATAAATGACAGCAATGAACACTCTTCTGAAATGAAACTCAGTGTTATTAAGCGTTCCAATGATATGAGTAGTGAATCGATTCAAACTTCACTTGAACAAGTAAGAATCATGGAATCATGCGAAAGTGATTCTCGATTATGTTGTACTGCTTCCCTAATACCTGCTTCAAGTACTCCACTATCATTTAACCATCCGTCCCGACCCCAACGACACCAACCcactttaagtaaatatatttacaaaaatagtgTGCTCGATAACTCCATCGAGAATTCAGATAATAAAAGTAATGTCCAATTGGCGAACTATACACTGACTGAGATTTCACAGCTGTCCTCAATGCATAATGTGGACTCGATGAATACGAAATATAATGCTGAGGTGCAAACTTCTTTATACCAAGAAGGAGTAGAATTAGTGACAATATCGAACCATCCGTCGTCATATACAAATTCTACACACTCGCAGAACGGTATAAATAATTCAATGCTACAAGTTATTCGTGAACGCTCTGAATCAGTTCTAATAACAGAATCCGGTGGAAAAATTAATAACTATAAACGTACTTTGCGCCCAGTAGGCCCGAGGCTCTGCCAATATTGTGGTATTAGCTACATACGCAAAGACCATTACAATAAGCATATACGACGCTGTCGAACACTTTCTATACGAAGTGTATCTTCCTTAACTGCcactattgaagaaaaaaaagaaactgttAGTGCCAAACGTTTTCGAATGAATGGTGTAAACAATTGTGCTCCCCCCGCAGCAATTGAGACATCCAAGCGGACGCGCAGATTTCATTGCACCGAATGTCTGGCAACGGTGGATAGCATCAAAGAGTTGAAGGAACATCGAGCAACTCATCTGCGCAAATATAACTGCGATATGTGTGACAAAAAGTTTAATACCTTGCATGAACATGATTTTCATCGAATCGTTTGTTTGGCGGAAAAGCAGGTCTGGCAAGATCAACAACTCGATGAAGATCAGAAAGAGCGGcatgtaaataacaaaaataaatcaattgtcAGATCGGAGCGATCTGTCACAAAATCAGTAATGAATTGTCGTATTACACGTGCTCGAAGTCGAGCTCGGACAGATGTGGTGGAAAAACCGGCAGAAAAGCCCAAATTAACTGTTGACGAGAAAAGTGATATTGATGCTGGTTACACAAGCAATGATGACGACGATGATGTGTCCGTTGCAGACTCAATGGATTCGAGACGAAGAATCTACACGGATGATTGGTTGGACCAACGCAATGTTACTGAAATTTATGATCTGCCAGTGATGCACATAGATAATGAAAAAGAGTATGGTATGTGtgctaaaatcaatcggatcaAATGATACAGCCTGATATAAATTTcaactcttttatttttttattcacagaTCTTTATTTactagaaaaactaaaatcgCAAATAAAAGCGCAAGAGTTTACGTGTTTGGCCGAAAACTGTAACTTCTTCACAGACACACTATTGAACTTAATGCTTCACGACTATGTTCACCATTTCAAAAGCTCGTGGTTTTATTGTCAGAAATGTGGTAGCGTATTTACAAGCAAGTTAGTATTCTAGTTTCAATTacattatatattacatatttgtttgttagatttacaaaatatactacatatatattacatatacagtCATGTGAAAAATAGTGACACTTGCTTTAACATATGTCAAACCTAACTCTGCTTCAATTCTTATATGTTGGCtcgaattaattaattaactttaAAGGATATACCTCTTATTTGGAATaccttttattgcaaataaaacaaagtatagGTACATAttaacgacccggatttatacctggccaaggactgttactACAGCGGCATTCCCCGCACatatatgggaaatgtttatgctgctagaacaacaacaataatacccTGCCTGTAGCGCCCAGCTTCGAGAGTAGACAAAATccctttgaaataatttttttggtagaaaatagaataaaatatatgccatAAAAGAAAGCACGCGAACGAATTGCATAAATATCTCCAGGTCTTGAAAAATCATAGTGAAAAAGAGCCCACATTAAAAGTGAATTTTCTTTGAACGTCGCTACATCCGCCATtcgcaaattaaagaaaatttagaatCAAAGGCCAAGGAAAGTGTCTCTTCTGTGCAAAAATGGTGCAAGAAAAATGCTCAGATGAGCCTAAATTGGATATGTTTTATCCCGGAGCAGTACACAACATGTAGACCGTAGACCAGTGAACATCGCTTTCAAACCGCcacaaacaattaaaattattgaacatGGAGGAGGATCAATTGGTGTGGGGATGCTTCTCCCAGTAAGGGTTGAATTAAGGATAGAATGTCGGTTACCACTTATTGCACTTATTTATTAAATCAGATAATGTTACTTAATGCCACATCGATGGGTGTTTCAGCAAGAGAACGACCCCAAGCGCACTTCGAAGCTGGCCAAGAAttggtttttgtataaaaaatcaacatatGGCCTGCTCAGTCAGCCGACTTAAATCCCATTGAGAACTTGTGGCAAGAGGCAAAAATAGCTTTGAGGGGTGAAAAAAGCAACCAATAAAATAGCACTCTAGTTGCTCATTAAGAAAACCTGGTTAGTTAGTTTAAAATTCGTTCAGCCTCGCCGATGTATGGCTGTTatacaaaacaaagaaacattaaagaaacaaaatactGTAATGATAACCTTTTTGTaagtatttcaatatttttcacagCGTAATATGACTTAAGCtcttaaaatttgtgttttgtttttcatataatttgagtattttcatttattattttaaaggaAGTAACATTAGTCAATTTCGAAATTAAACACAActcagaaattattgaaaatataggTAGTATTATTTTTCGCATGACTGTATATGTGCTTTAAAATGCACAAATCTAtacgttatttgttatttataaaATCTTGATTTTAGAGTTTTCTTGGATTACCACTTGGATCGTCAAAATGGAGGCAGATTCATTTGTTATAAATGTAACGAACAATTCATGTTTCAACATCAACTGGACTTGCATTTTATAGCACACACCAAGCAAGTGAATCACGCTTGTGGTAAATGCAACTGTGAATTTCTCACGGAAGGAAAATTGTTTCAGCATATAAAGCTTGAACACAACAATGAGATTGAAAAGAAACTAATATGTATTCAGAGTAAAACAACATTCGCATCTTCTCGATCGTTGGATGAAAATAGGTATATAAATGGTAGAGAGCATAGAAAGTATTCCGTAAAAACACTGAATATGCATCTACCGCGCATGTCATCAAAGAGGCCTTTGGAACTACCGGGACATAAACCATACCGTCGTCGCATTGGTGTCATTGAATTCGAGAATGAGAGAAACcctaattgttgtagttgtaaaTAGTATTTACACAATCAGGGAAGTTGCCCAATGAAATATTTCTTCTGTAGGGTCAATACAAATTTGGCAATCCGTACAACACTCAACAAGAACCAAATACTTGATGGTACAAAAATTCTATCGttttaaaaccaaaatatgtatgaaagAATTTTTGTGCGCTGGCAAATATGTTTTATCCGTCAATCTGCATCCTTTGGTCGCTTTTTGTTTCAAAACCtagttttgagaatttttacCGTACTTAAACTTAACCCATAAGAATTGCTCAACTCTACTTTATAAGAATTCTATGACCTATCCCGTTTCAAACTataggaaattttattttttgcactaaTATAAAACAAGATAAGGTATTATAAGATAGCAaatgtttgtatataaattacATTGTTGCCTCActtgtataaataaaacaaagtgtaATAGCCACTGGGCCTTTACAAACGAATTGGATCAATTTGTTAGGTAATTATGTATAACAAGCTTTACACAATaccaagtacatatatatatatatatatatatacaatataattttttattatgctttttATATCGTACACACTTTGTATATATCGCGTTCAAACCCCCATAATGAGCAATCCAATCCTTGTGGCTAcgcaattaaaaaaagtctGAACTACTAAACCTTAACTCGAAGAATAaggagaaattttaataaagatgtATTGTACATCTTTTATATACGCAAGTgaatagttttagaaaaaatgtatacaatgcgtcattaaaatatataattagaaaaattcgaGAGATTCGCAtgtctttatttaaaaattgtttttgcccttttttgttgaataatgttattaGTGTATCTTAAGAGATTATATACTTACATGTAGTAtaactgaaaatttaataataaaaatatgttccgCACACCCATATATAAATGCACACCTAGCATATGCGTAATCTAGTTGTAAAAAGGATGTGTAATATTTCAGGTGTAAACCAGTGTCATTAGTTAAAAATACACTACGCTTTCTAGTAACTTAAGccactatgtatgtatattgaattgtttatactaaaaaattgtgaaaaaataaatatgtgtattgaaatacatatgtacgtatgttcttaaatttttattataacaacATAAAATTCAGCATTACCATTACGTTATCTACATAGTTCAGAAGTATACCCGAGTAAGTGCTGGCTGTTGTAGCAGGAGTTAGAAGAGTTTAGTTTACGGGTGAAATTAAGATATGACTAGCCTCTCATCAGGGTAGATTCTTTATAGGTACAAAATTGTTTTAGTGTACAGTTTACctcacgttgttgttgttgtttttttaacagcataggtagccctgtcagtgtaggcatatcatcggtcatcatcgtctagctcatctaggggtaggcccaggaaacatgctgtttcgacaggttgggtccagagggagagggggggctagatgagtcggtttgagggggcatgtgaagaggtggttagtgtcgtgcggggtaccttcacatgccggacatgtgtttggtatgtcggggtcgattctggatatgtaggagtttaacctgctacagtgtccagaacgtagttgtgccagtgttacacgagtctcacggggaagctggagctcttcgtctgcaatatgtggtggttggactccgattacggcattcacgggacgggagttcatgaaggtggtaacggtctcacggtggatgtcgtttattgactgtctaagtACTGTCCGGTCCCGTAggttgcggtcagttttgtcctggatttcgtcagcgtagtctaaaaggtgtctcctgacgtgcctgggaagcggctcaggctcaagcaggtgtctgcaggggtgaaacctgcggtaacatccaatCACTACCTCACGTAGTGATTGGttgttaattgttgttgtttcttataaattttatggAGAGACGTGCTGAAATGAAAGCACTTGGCCGGATAAAAAACCGAGTCGGTCCCGaaatgtagaaccgactgcaaTGGGAACGGGGATCCGAACTCTGTAGTTCCAGGTAATTGAGATTATATATATACGGCGCCTACACCCTTTACTTGGCGCTCCAATTAGTGGTGTGCGTCGTGATGTTTACTTGATTATAGAAaccgaaaaaaaaagattggctatgtacatacatacctttaCCCTCAAGTCATAGCATTCTACATATTGACAAATAACTCTATTCTCACTTCATTCCCGAGACTCTGGCCCTGGTTCATTTTGTGGGAAATGGCACCACAGTACTTGATGTACATTTTAAACTTAGAAGCACATAAAGCTCAGCCGAACTCTGATATGGAACTGGAGTCCAATAGAACGAATTGTCGTTCCCACGATagttggttctacgtaaccggaacgacctggatttatatctggccaaggactgtcacttcagcagcattcctcgtatatgcatggggaatatttatgcagctacaacaacaacagaacaaATTTTGTGTGAGGTAGCTTTCCTCACTGCAACTATTGAAGAGATATTGGTTTACTCTCCTGCACCACAGTGTTGACTTAATTGTGTTGATCAAAGTAGTGCTATTCCTGGTCTCATAAAgtaattataaagaaatataagGATGTTCTTATTGTGCATAGCTAAAACTGAACTGGACTTATATActccgtttttatttttttcatacataaataaaactaataatctGGGAAATATGCGCTGGACAACCTCTCCCAATCCAAGAAAATAGTTTGAAAATGAATAATCCCATTTATAACTAGTCTGTAAGAATTGCAACTTCATAGACCTGTGATtaaagaaataagtaaaaatacgaTGATCATTACAACATCCATTAATTCCGGTAGTTGTTGTAAAGGGTGGTAGGAAAATTGAACAGACCAtgagcaatttttggaaaaGTCTGGATACAtgtgaatttaattaaatgttgCAAATATACCAGAAGAAatgttagtaataataatacatcTCTACTAAAGAAACCACCACATTATTgggtttatttaatatttctacaTTTCTTTATTAGAATCGCCCTGTTATTGTTTAATTTCATAGACCTGGCAACAATATAGTTATGCGCCATGTTGATGGTTCCCGTAATTTCTCTACAAGAATTTTCCGCATTCTCATTTTTTCACCGCCGCTGTTCGACACAAATTGAGAGTCGGTTTTTAAGAGTAAAAAGTTGCACTATTTAacctgaaagaaaaaaataaaataacgaaatgGGCGTGCAAGTTATACCTATTAGTTCCGGTGAtggtaaatttatttgaaatattaaaatgtgaTTAATTCTAATTCTAACCTTTGTGTGTTTTTCTGAACTGTTGCCGtgcatatattttatacatgtgtatgtatatatgtatgtatgtacgaaaatAGGCAGCACATTCCCCAAAACAGGACAGGTGGTCTCTGTGCATTATACCGGAACATTGGACAATGGCACCAAATTTGATTCTTCACGCGATCGTAATAAGCCCTTCAAGTTTACACTTGGTAAGGGGGAAGTAATTCGCGGTTGGGATGAAGGTGTCGCTCAACTATCTGTAGGTCAACGCGCCAAACTTGTCTGCTCGCCGGACTATGCATACGGAAGTCGTGGACATCCTGGAGTTATTCCACCAAATGCTACTTTAACTTTCGATGTAGAGCTATTGAAGGTTGAGTAGCTTGATCCACTTCTAAATCAGTGTGGTATAATTATTGATTATGAATAAGAGTAGAGAAAAAATGCGCAGAAATGCGAGTTAGAAATAGTAAAATTACACATTTAtctcaattcaattaaaaacctatggcttacatatgtatttaactaaaaacacaTTTATCCAAACGCAATGAGCGTGAAAATACTATgtacaaaagaaatacaaatagaACAGAATGATTCTTCTAAggtttatataaaaagtaatgttTGCGAGTATTCGAAATATTTAGGTACATGCTTATAACGTACAAGCAAGTAAATTGTACCATTTTTATTAAACGTAATCAAAAAGTATGGTTTTCGGAAAGAATTTTCATGGTAGATATGTTGGAATCTTCATTGAGTATCTGAAATGCATTTAACGCACcataacaaaattttactaTTAAATGTTCTTTTACTTGTAGTGTTATAAAATCCCGATTTCTATCTTGCTAACTGTAATTATTTCAGTgattataagcaaaaaattataccAGTGTAGAAAGttgaacaaataaattaatgaaaacatacCTACGCCTTCAATATTGAGTTCAGAGTGTAAACTGGCATGTGAGAGAGTAGCTTCTATGTGAATAAATGGATGATAGGTCAAGCCGTTTTAAGACTCACGACAGCCTGACAGTTTTGAAGGTTAggatgaatgttttttttttttttgaaaagtgatcgaaagcaaagaagaagtgatatttcaaaagaaaagaaattgaatATACCTTCTTAacgaaattatattaaaattacgaTTATTGGGGAAATgttcgaaaaaaacaaattgtttcatGTGACttcctttttttcataaaaactttattttctcaaaaacctCAAGTCTTaagaatttaagaaatatttacatCAAAAGTAGGGCTTTTAAATTGACTTTTTAATGGTGTACTGGTGACGATTTTGTAAAGGAATGAGTGTGTTTTGAGGTATAAGttttaaaatgcataaaatggACCTTTGACCTCCTCTCCATTTTTACTTTACATGTAAACATTTTAGGTTTTTaatcagcataaacatttccagaGAACCtaatatctgttttttttttaacgaaacgaTACGTGTTCGTTACTTATGTATATCTTGAAAGTTGTTCAAAGAGTCGTAGCTTCTTAATATTAAGTTGTACATATATGCAATATCAAAGGAAAAAAGAGCGC is a genomic window of Anastrepha ludens isolate Willacy chromosome 6, idAnaLude1.1, whole genome shotgun sequence containing:
- the LOC128865960 gene encoding peptidyl-prolyl cis-trans isomerase Fkbp12 gives rise to the protein MGVQVIPISSGDGSTFPKTGQVVSVHYTGTLDNGTKFDSSRDRNKPFKFTLGKGEVIRGWDEGVAQLSVGQRAKLVCSPDYAYGSRGHPGVIPPNATLTFDVELLKVE
- the LOC128867448 gene encoding zinc finger protein 432; the encoded protein is MQKSKRMRVSGADKSRGVVKNLPSGGQERTTNRQNGNKTSGLQKGAQLFVQRKKRRSLRAENNSSEGEKIYSNTKCCVICGNNNEVVDLSSNPIMKRTMASYCQDDGVNLDDCLSSLCIACVFKSRAVEEVQNNIKVRLQGFSNGLMLKSTKRQGFNMGREEYAEGNTAEETIFGINDSNEHSSEMKLSVIKRSNDMSSESIQTSLEQVRIMESCESDSRLCCTASLIPASSTPLSFNHPSRPQRHQPTLSKYIYKNSVLDNSIENSDNKSNVQLANYTLTEISQLSSMHNVDSMNTKYNAEVQTSLYQEGVELVTISNHPSSYTNSTHSQNGINNSMLQVIRERSESVLITESGGKINNYKRTLRPVGPRLCQYCGISYIRKDHYNKHIRRCRTLSIRSVSSLTATIEEKKETVSAKRFRMNGVNNCAPPAAIETSKRTRRFHCTECLATVDSIKELKEHRATHLRKYNCDMCDKKFNTLHEHDFHRIVCLAEKQVWQDQQLDEDQKERHVNNKNKSIVRSERSVTKSVMNCRITRARSRARTDVVEKPAEKPKLTVDEKSDIDAGYTSNDDDDDVSVADSMDSRRRIYTDDWLDQRNVTEIYDLPVMHIDNEKEYDLYLLEKLKSQIKAQEFTCLAENCNFFTDTLLNLMLHDYVHHFKSSWFYCQKCGSVFTSKVFLDYHLDRQNGGRFICYKCNEQFMFQHQLDLHFIAHTKQVNHACGKCNCEFLTEGKLFQHIKLEHNNEIEKKLICIQSKTTFASSRSLDENRYINGREHRKYSVKTLNMHLPRMSSKRPLELPGHKPYRRRIGVIEFENERNPNCCSCK